A region of Carassius gibelio isolate Cgi1373 ecotype wild population from Czech Republic chromosome B11, carGib1.2-hapl.c, whole genome shotgun sequence DNA encodes the following proteins:
- the slc8a1a gene encoding sodium/calcium exchanger 1a isoform X11 yields the protein MSERKAMLLHECGGFVKTDKKLYDRDVYRKVQGRDKPIPFNIISITEDGEEETLTKKEKDERRIAEMGRPTLGEHVKLEVIIEESYEFKSTVDKLIKKTNLALLVGTNSWRDQFVEAITVSSGEDDDDECGEEKMPSCFDYVMHFLTVFWKVLFAIVPPTDYWNGWACFIVSILMIGVLTAFIGDLASHFGCTIGLKDSVTAVVFVALGTSVPDTFASKVAAIQDQYADASIGNVTGSNAVNVFLGIGVAWSIAAIFHQSQGQYFRVDPGTLAFSVTLFTIFAFICIAVLMYRRRPEIGGELGGPQTPKILTTTLFFSLWLMYIIFSSMEAYCIIKGF from the exons ACAGGGATGTGTACCGGAAAGTGCAGGGTAGAGACAAACCAATCCCCTTCAACATTATCAGCATCACAG aGGACGGGGAAGAAGAGACCCTGACTAAAAAAGAGAAGGATGAGAGGCGTATTGCTGAAATGGGTCGCCCGACACTGGGTGAACATGTGAAACTTGAAGTAATCATTGAGGAGTCCTATGAGTTTAAG AGCACAGTCGACAAACTCATAAAGAAAACCAACTTGGCCCTTTTGGTTGGTACTAACAGTTGGAGAGACCAGTTTGTAGAGGCCATCACTGTCAGCTCAG GggaagatgatgatgacgagTGTGGGGAAGAAAAGATGCCATCTTGCTTTGATTACGTCATGCACTTCCTGACTGTGTTCTGGAAGGTTCTGTTTGCGATCGTGCCACCCACTGATTACTGGAATGGCTGGGCGTGTTTCATCGTCTCAATCCTCATGATTGGCGTCCTCACTGCGTTCATTGGAGACCTGGCATCCCATTTTGGATGCACTATTGGCCTGAAAGACTCTGTAACTGCGGTTGTGTTTGTGGCGCTAGGAACCTCTGTGCCAG ACACATTCGCTAGTAAAGTGGCAGCCATCCAGGATCAGTACGCTGACGCCTCCATCGGCAATGTGACTGGCAGCAATGCTGTGAACGTCTTTCTGGGCATTGGAGTGGCCTGGTCCATTGCTGCCATATTTCACCAGTCACAAGGCCAGTATTTCCGCGTGGACCCCGGCACGCTGGCGTTCTCCGTCACCCTGTTCACCATCTTTGCCTTCATCTGTATCGCCGTCCTCATGTACCGCCGCCGGCCCGAGATCGGAGGGGAGCTGGGTGGCCCGCAGACTCCCAAAATCCTCACCACAACATTGTTTTTCAGTCTCTGGCTGATGTACATCATCTTCTCCTCCATGGAGGCCTATTGCATCATCAAGGGTTTTTAA
- the slc8a1a gene encoding sodium/calcium exchanger 1a isoform X12, giving the protein MMRFQDGEEETLTKKEKDERRIAEMGRPTLGEHVKLEVIIEESYEFKSTVDKLIKKTNLALLVGTNSWRDQFVEAITVSSGEDDDDECGEEKMPSCFDYVMHFLTVFWKVLFAIVPPTDYWNGWACFIVSILMIGVLTAFIGDLASHFGCTIGLKDSVTAVVFVALGTSVPDTFASKVAAIQDQYADASIGNVTGSNAVNVFLGIGVAWSIAAIFHQSQGQYFRVDPGTLAFSVTLFTIFAFICIAVLMYRRRPEIGGELGGPQTPKILTTTLFFSLWLMYIIFSSMEAYCIIKGF; this is encoded by the exons aGGACGGGGAAGAAGAGACCCTGACTAAAAAAGAGAAGGATGAGAGGCGTATTGCTGAAATGGGTCGCCCGACACTGGGTGAACATGTGAAACTTGAAGTAATCATTGAGGAGTCCTATGAGTTTAAG AGCACAGTCGACAAACTCATAAAGAAAACCAACTTGGCCCTTTTGGTTGGTACTAACAGTTGGAGAGACCAGTTTGTAGAGGCCATCACTGTCAGCTCAG GggaagatgatgatgacgagTGTGGGGAAGAAAAGATGCCATCTTGCTTTGATTACGTCATGCACTTCCTGACTGTGTTCTGGAAGGTTCTGTTTGCGATCGTGCCACCCACTGATTACTGGAATGGCTGGGCGTGTTTCATCGTCTCAATCCTCATGATTGGCGTCCTCACTGCGTTCATTGGAGACCTGGCATCCCATTTTGGATGCACTATTGGCCTGAAAGACTCTGTAACTGCGGTTGTGTTTGTGGCGCTAGGAACCTCTGTGCCAG ACACATTCGCTAGTAAAGTGGCAGCCATCCAGGATCAGTACGCTGACGCCTCCATCGGCAATGTGACTGGCAGCAATGCTGTGAACGTCTTTCTGGGCATTGGAGTGGCCTGGTCCATTGCTGCCATATTTCACCAGTCACAAGGCCAGTATTTCCGCGTGGACCCCGGCACGCTGGCGTTCTCCGTCACCCTGTTCACCATCTTTGCCTTCATCTGTATCGCCGTCCTCATGTACCGCCGCCGGCCCGAGATCGGAGGGGAGCTGGGTGGCCCGCAGACTCCCAAAATCCTCACCACAACATTGTTTTTCAGTCTCTGGCTGATGTACATCATCTTCTCCTCCATGGAGGCCTATTGCATCATCAAGGGTTTTTAA
- the tmem178a gene encoding transmembrane protein 178A isoform X1 produces the protein MEKRALVTAISLSMSLLALMLLVTAIFTDHWYETDTRRHKENCDQYGSESNDQKNREMPIYHLPLVDSGNAKRNLALMKPIHVGSREEELLENWRAILGMGILETECGRPLFSTYSGLWRKCYFHGMDMDIDKLILKGIADRCTSVKYHFSQPIRLRNIPLNLTRTIQQDEWHLLHLRRITAGFLGMAAAVMLCGSIVAAVGFFWEESLTQHVSGLLFLMAGIFCTISLCTYAASVSYDLSRNPPFIYGLPSDVDHGYGWSIFCAWVSLGLTVASGCICTTYPFLSRTKALRSKTARESSV, from the exons ATGGAGAAACGGGCTCTTGTAACGGCGATCAGCTTGTCCATGAGCCTGCTCGCGCTCATGCTGCTGGTCACGGCGATCTTTACCGACCACTGGTACGAAACCGACACCAGGAGACACAAGGAGAACTGCGACCAATACGGGTCGGAGTCCAACGACCAGAAAAACAGGGAGATGCCCATCTATCACCTGCCTTTGGTGGACAGCGGGAATGCGAAGCGCAACCTGGCTCTCATGAAGCCCATCCATGTAGGGAGTCGAGAGGAGGAACTGCTGGAGAACTGGAGAGCGATTTTGGGCATGGGCATTTTGGAGACGGAGTGCGGGCGCCCGCTTTTCTCCACCTATTCTGGACTTTGGAGGAAATGCTACTTCCATGGAATGGACATGGATATTGACAAGCTCATTTTGAAGG GTATTGCAGACCGATGCACATCTGTCAAGTACCATTTCTCCCAACCCATTAGACTCAGGAACATCCCTCTCAACCTGACAAGGACCATACAGCAGGACGAGTGGCACCTCTTAC ATCTGCGGCGCATCACAGCGGGGTTCTTGGGCATGGCTGCTGCCGTGATGCTGTGTGGAAGCATTGTGGCCGCCGTGGGATTTTTCTGGGAGGAGAGCCTCACCCAGCATGTTTCTGGACTCCTCTTCCTTATGGCAG GAATCTTTTGCACAATCTCACTGTGCACCTACGCAGCCAGTGTCTCATACGACCTTTCCAGAAACCCTCCTTTCATCTACGGTCTGCCCAGTGATGTAGACCACGGGTACGGATGGTCCATCTTCTGCGCATGGGTCAGTCTGGGCCTAACAGTGGCATCAGGTTGCATCTGCACAACTTATCCATTCCTGAGCCGCACAAAGGCTCTTCGCTCCAAAACGGCAAGGGAGTCATCTGTATGA
- the tmem178a gene encoding transmembrane protein 178A isoform X2 — MAAAVMLCGSIVAAVGFFWEESLTQHVSGLLFLMAGIFCTISLCTYAASVSYDLSRNPPFIYGLPSDVDHGYGWSIFCAWVSLGLTVASGCICTTYPFLSRTKALRSKTARESSV; from the exons ATGGCTGCTGCCGTGATGCTGTGTGGAAGCATTGTGGCCGCCGTGGGATTTTTCTGGGAGGAGAGCCTCACCCAGCATGTTTCTGGACTCCTCTTCCTTATGGCAG GAATCTTTTGCACAATCTCACTGTGCACCTACGCAGCCAGTGTCTCATACGACCTTTCCAGAAACCCTCCTTTCATCTACGGTCTGCCCAGTGATGTAGACCACGGGTACGGATGGTCCATCTTCTGCGCATGGGTCAGTCTGGGCCTAACAGTGGCATCAGGTTGCATCTGCACAACTTATCCATTCCTGAGCCGCACAAAGGCTCTTCGCTCCAAAACGGCAAGGGAGTCATCTGTATGA